From a single Nocardioides sp. dk884 genomic region:
- a CDS encoding PIG-L deacetylase family protein: MYVLDAPTGDPRRRDASGGLTSNHERDATPCSSRGHVGGREPILGPIRGPVRKVVLVRLSSLMAVFAHPDDESLVAGGILAQHAAAGARTAVVTATWAPSTQRAAELADALRVLGAGELRLLGYADAKVPESAPGRPRWCDAPLDEVVRRLVRQIREFRPEAVVTFDALGGLTGHLDHVHTHRVTVLAAEAAGTDVYPEAGRPWAPGIVYLATHPRSSVKAIEEILGTRGAVHATPDEQVTDRVDVSPWLEQKVAAILAHRSEVDRGALPGLVASLSLKAREELLSTEWFIRRPLAH; this comes from the coding sequence ATGTACGTCCTCGACGCCCCGACCGGTGATCCGCGACGTCGCGATGCGTCGGGCGGGTTGACCAGCAATCACGAACGCGACGCGACCCCGTGCTCGTCGCGCGGCCATGTGGGCGGACGTGAGCCCATACTGGGGCCGATCCGGGGTCCTGTCAGGAAGGTCGTTCTCGTGAGATTGTCGAGCCTGATGGCCGTGTTTGCGCATCCCGATGACGAGTCGCTGGTGGCGGGCGGCATCCTCGCTCAACATGCTGCAGCGGGCGCACGGACCGCGGTCGTCACTGCCACGTGGGCTCCGAGCACGCAGCGAGCAGCGGAGTTGGCTGATGCGCTGCGGGTCCTGGGTGCAGGTGAGCTGAGGCTGCTCGGGTACGCCGACGCGAAGGTCCCGGAGTCGGCTCCGGGCCGGCCGCGCTGGTGCGACGCACCGCTCGACGAAGTGGTGCGCCGGCTCGTGAGGCAGATCCGTGAGTTCCGTCCGGAAGCCGTGGTGACCTTCGATGCGCTGGGCGGTCTGACTGGTCATCTCGATCACGTGCACACCCATCGGGTGACCGTGCTGGCCGCCGAGGCGGCCGGCACGGACGTGTACCCCGAGGCAGGGCGTCCGTGGGCGCCGGGCATCGTGTACCTGGCGACTCATCCGCGTTCGTCGGTGAAGGCCATCGAGGAGATCCTCGGTACTCGAGGAGCCGTGCACGCCACGCCCGACGAGCAGGTCACGGACCGGGTGGACGTCTCGCCGTGGTTGGAACAGAAGGTGGCCGCGATCCTGGCCCACCGCTCTGAAGTCGACCGGGGCGCCCTTCCCGGGCTTGTCGCCAGCCTGTCGCTGAAGGCCCGCGAGGAGCTCCTCTCGACCGAGTGGTTCATTCGTCGCCCTCTGGCGCACTGA
- a CDS encoding maleylpyruvate isomerase family mycothiol-dependent enzyme — MPTPSTPCIGYPTYLAAIRRESARFGEVLATCDPATRVPACPDWDAADLLWHLTNVQRFWAGIVTSRPAPPAEDLPDLPRPATYDAMLAAFADHSAALLDALAQADPAEAAWHWAPTQTVGTSYRRQAHEALIHRLDAEQAAGAVTPLDPDLAADGVLEALDVMYGGDAPDWGRIEPGAHHVRVDLTDLDRSIWTRPGMFFGTEPESGRSYDGPHVQVVADPGTAPSAVVAGTAADLDAWLWRRLDDSVVTVVGDPAAYRSLRAVIDQPLD, encoded by the coding sequence ATGCCGACGCCGTCCACGCCATGCATCGGGTACCCGACGTACCTGGCCGCCATCCGCCGCGAGTCGGCGCGCTTCGGTGAGGTCCTCGCCACGTGCGACCCCGCCACGCGGGTGCCGGCGTGCCCCGACTGGGACGCCGCCGACCTGCTCTGGCACCTCACCAACGTGCAGCGCTTCTGGGCCGGGATCGTCACCTCGCGGCCCGCCCCGCCGGCCGAGGACCTGCCCGACCTCCCCCGGCCCGCGACGTACGACGCGATGCTGGCGGCGTTCGCGGATCACTCCGCTGCCTTGCTCGACGCGCTCGCCCAGGCGGACCCCGCGGAGGCGGCGTGGCACTGGGCACCGACGCAGACCGTCGGCACGTCCTATCGCCGCCAGGCCCACGAGGCGCTGATCCACCGCCTCGACGCCGAGCAGGCAGCGGGCGCAGTGACGCCGCTGGACCCCGACCTCGCCGCCGACGGGGTCCTCGAGGCGCTCGACGTGATGTACGGCGGCGACGCCCCCGACTGGGGACGCATCGAGCCCGGGGCGCACCACGTGCGCGTCGACCTCACCGACCTCGACCGGTCGATCTGGACCCGGCCCGGCATGTTCTTCGGCACCGAGCCCGAGTCCGGGCGCAGCTATGACGGCCCGCACGTGCAGGTCGTCGCCGACCCCGGCACCGCGCCGTCGGCCGTCGTCGCCGGCACCGCCGCCGACCTCGACGCCTGGCTGTGGCGCCGCCTCGACGACTCCGTCGTCACGGTCGTCGGCGACCCGGCCGCCTATCGCTCGCTGCGCGCGGTGATCGACCAGCCGCTGGACTGA
- a CDS encoding HNH endonuclease signature motif containing protein codes for MADHELPDCDTPAAVLAFAEARRAAAQRAEIDVLEAALVWAAMHPEESVADAPAKTGLVFGELAVPLAGEGAPLVAEFAPMEFGAALGLSTDSARALVGDALELAHRLKRTWKLVRAGKVPLWKARRLAQLTMTLPLEGADFVDRHLAGFVGKISWAGIERLVDQARVAFDPEGAEKQRREAADGRRFDVHTREATHDGTVHVEGVLDLADALDLDTAIRQGADVLAALGSTESLDVRRSMAAGELARRQLAFDLRAEAGEDAASVVKPRQVVIHVHLSQAAISHAEAGIAQVEETRSIVSTEQVRDWCSSPDAHVTIKPVIDLEAHHHTDAYAVPDRLVDQTRLTQPVCAFPWCERPARRCDTDHVVAHGAGGSTCSCNLAPLCRRHHRAKTHTGWTYDKTDAATCFWRSPHGLHLVKEGGTTRLVSAHPPDD; via the coding sequence ATGGCTGACCACGAACTCCCCGACTGCGACACCCCAGCCGCCGTGCTGGCGTTCGCTGAAGCCCGCCGGGCTGCCGCCCAGCGGGCAGAGATCGACGTCCTGGAGGCCGCGCTGGTGTGGGCGGCGATGCACCCGGAAGAGTCGGTCGCCGACGCGCCGGCGAAGACCGGGCTGGTCTTCGGTGAGCTCGCCGTGCCGCTCGCCGGTGAGGGTGCGCCGCTGGTGGCGGAGTTCGCGCCGATGGAGTTCGGCGCCGCCCTGGGTCTGTCGACCGACTCCGCCCGAGCGCTCGTCGGTGACGCGCTGGAGCTGGCGCACCGGTTGAAGCGCACCTGGAAGCTGGTCCGCGCCGGCAAGGTCCCGCTCTGGAAGGCACGGCGGCTCGCGCAGCTGACCATGACGCTGCCGCTGGAGGGCGCCGACTTCGTCGATCGCCACCTCGCCGGCTTCGTGGGGAAGATCAGCTGGGCCGGGATCGAGCGGCTCGTCGACCAGGCCCGCGTCGCCTTCGACCCCGAGGGCGCGGAGAAGCAGCGCAGGGAGGCCGCTGACGGGCGTCGCTTCGACGTGCACACCCGCGAGGCGACCCACGACGGCACCGTGCACGTCGAGGGGGTGCTCGACCTGGCCGACGCCCTCGACCTCGACACCGCGATCCGCCAGGGCGCCGACGTGCTCGCCGCCCTCGGATCCACCGAGTCATTGGACGTGCGCCGCTCGATGGCGGCCGGTGAGCTCGCCCGGCGGCAGCTCGCCTTCGACCTCCGAGCCGAGGCCGGTGAGGACGCCGCGTCTGTGGTGAAGCCTCGCCAGGTCGTCATCCACGTCCACCTGTCCCAGGCAGCGATCAGCCACGCCGAGGCCGGGATCGCGCAGGTCGAGGAAACCCGGTCCATCGTCTCCACCGAGCAGGTCCGCGACTGGTGCAGCAGCCCCGATGCCCACGTGACCATCAAGCCGGTCATCGACCTCGAGGCCCACCACCACACCGACGCCTACGCCGTCCCCGACCGGCTCGTCGACCAGACCCGTCTCACCCAACCGGTCTGTGCGTTCCCGTGGTGCGAACGTCCCGCCCGCCGTTGCGACACCGACCACGTCGTCGCCCACGGCGCTGGCGGCTCGACCTGTTCGTGCAACCTGGCGCCACTGTGTCGCCGACATCATCGGGCCAAGACCCACACTGGGTGGACCTACGACAAGACCGACGCCGCGACGTGCTTCTGGCGATCGCCCCACGGGCTCCATCTCGTGAAGGAAGGCGGGACCACCCGCCTCGTCTCCGCCCACCCACCCGACGACTGA
- the pheT gene encoding phenylalanine--tRNA ligase subunit beta produces MKAAASWIKEYVELPADVTTERLTERLTDLGLKLEAIECAADQITGPLVVGRVLTQEKEPQKNGKVINWCTVDVGDANGTGEPQGIVCGAHNFGPGDLVVTVLPGAVLPGGFAISARKTYGHLSAGMICSASELGLGEDPFGSGGDGIIVLPEGLAEPGTSAFGLLGLDEEIIEFEINPDRAYALSLRGIAREAALAFDAPYRDPALRDLPSKAPAGYPVEVDDPEGCPVFVARTVTGFDPTAPTPGWMAQRLVQSGMRPISLAVDVTNYVMLELGRPIHGYDLDKLQGTVRVRRAEEGEKLRTLDGTDRVLSSEDLVVTDDSGIIGLGGVMGGETTEMSATTTRVLIESAHWDARSMFRTGKRHKISSEAGKRNERGVDPTICEAAADRVVELLTTYGGATAEPGVTVVGSAPARAAITMSYDLPAKVMGADVPADVTLAHLEAVGCDLVKEDTVVLATPAPWRPDLNDPFDLVEEVARIVGYNEVPSVLPTPPAGRGLTRAQRLRRRVGRTLAGAGCVEVVSFPFIGEATFDALGLDAEDPLRRAVRLANPMSAEEPCFTTTLLPGLIKAAARNLGRGASGVALFETGPVAFPSEQGAAPIYGVAERPSDAELETLFAALPHQPNHVGAVLAGERERSGWWGAGRGAAWADAVELVRRLAAELAVEVELANTERAPWHPGRCAQVSVAGAVIGHAGELHPKVCQAFGLPARSAAVEIDLDALIASVPATVRGPELSSFPVAKEDVALVVDADVPAAQVESVLREGAGELLESIRLFDVYTGEQVGEGRKSLAFALRFRATDRTLTEEDTSAARDAAVAAATERLGAVQR; encoded by the coding sequence ATGAAGGCGGCAGCGTCCTGGATCAAGGAGTACGTCGAGCTTCCGGCCGACGTCACCACTGAGCGGCTCACCGAGCGCCTCACCGACCTCGGGCTCAAGCTCGAGGCCATCGAGTGCGCCGCTGACCAGATCACCGGCCCGCTGGTGGTCGGACGGGTGCTCACCCAGGAGAAGGAGCCCCAGAAGAACGGCAAGGTCATCAACTGGTGCACCGTCGACGTCGGCGACGCCAACGGCACCGGCGAGCCCCAGGGGATCGTCTGCGGCGCCCACAACTTCGGCCCCGGTGACCTGGTCGTGACGGTGCTCCCCGGTGCGGTCCTGCCGGGCGGTTTCGCGATCTCGGCGCGCAAGACCTACGGCCACCTGTCGGCCGGGATGATCTGCTCGGCCTCCGAGCTGGGCCTCGGTGAGGACCCGTTCGGCTCCGGGGGCGACGGGATCATCGTGCTGCCCGAGGGCCTGGCCGAGCCGGGCACCAGCGCGTTCGGCCTGCTGGGGCTCGACGAGGAGATCATCGAGTTCGAGATCAACCCCGACCGCGCCTACGCGCTGTCGCTGCGCGGCATCGCCCGCGAGGCCGCGCTCGCCTTCGACGCGCCGTACCGCGACCCCGCGCTGCGCGACCTGCCCTCGAAGGCACCGGCGGGCTACCCCGTCGAGGTCGACGACCCCGAGGGCTGCCCGGTCTTCGTGGCCCGCACGGTCACCGGCTTCGACCCGACCGCGCCCACCCCGGGCTGGATGGCGCAGCGCCTGGTGCAGTCCGGCATGCGCCCGATCTCGCTGGCCGTCGACGTCACCAACTACGTGATGCTCGAGCTCGGCCGGCCGATCCACGGCTACGACCTCGACAAGCTCCAGGGCACGGTGCGGGTGCGCCGGGCCGAGGAGGGCGAGAAGCTGCGCACCCTCGACGGCACCGACCGGGTGCTGAGCAGCGAGGACCTCGTGGTCACCGACGACTCCGGGATCATCGGCCTCGGCGGCGTCATGGGCGGCGAGACCACCGAGATGTCCGCGACCACCACGCGGGTGCTCATCGAGTCGGCGCACTGGGACGCGCGCTCCATGTTCCGCACCGGCAAGCGCCACAAGATCTCCTCCGAGGCCGGCAAGCGCAACGAGCGCGGCGTGGACCCGACGATCTGCGAGGCCGCCGCCGACCGGGTCGTCGAGCTGCTCACGACGTACGGCGGGGCGACGGCGGAGCCGGGCGTCACCGTCGTCGGCTCCGCGCCCGCGCGTGCCGCGATCACGATGTCCTACGACCTGCCCGCGAAGGTCATGGGCGCCGACGTGCCCGCCGACGTGACGCTGGCCCACCTCGAGGCGGTGGGCTGCGACCTGGTCAAGGAGGACACGGTCGTGCTGGCCACCCCGGCGCCGTGGCGACCCGACCTCAACGACCCGTTCGACCTGGTCGAGGAGGTCGCGCGGATCGTGGGCTACAACGAGGTGCCCTCGGTGCTGCCGACCCCGCCCGCCGGTCGCGGCCTGACCCGCGCCCAGCGGCTGCGCCGCCGGGTCGGACGCACGCTCGCGGGTGCCGGCTGCGTCGAGGTCGTGAGCTTCCCGTTCATCGGCGAGGCGACGTTCGACGCGCTCGGTCTCGACGCCGAGGATCCGCTGCGACGCGCGGTGCGCCTGGCCAACCCGATGTCGGCCGAGGAGCCCTGCTTCACCACCACGCTGCTCCCGGGCCTGATCAAGGCGGCGGCACGCAACCTGGGACGCGGCGCGTCCGGGGTCGCGCTGTTCGAGACCGGTCCGGTGGCCTTCCCCTCCGAGCAGGGCGCCGCGCCGATCTACGGGGTCGCGGAGCGGCCGAGCGACGCCGAGCTCGAGACGCTGTTCGCGGCGCTGCCGCACCAGCCGAACCACGTCGGTGCGGTGCTCGCCGGCGAGCGCGAGCGCTCCGGCTGGTGGGGCGCCGGTCGCGGCGCCGCCTGGGCCGACGCGGTGGAGCTGGTGCGCCGCCTGGCCGCCGAGCTCGCGGTCGAGGTCGAGCTCGCCAACACCGAGCGGGCGCCGTGGCACCCCGGCCGGTGCGCCCAGGTCAGCGTCGCCGGTGCGGTGATCGGACACGCCGGTGAGCTGCACCCCAAGGTCTGCCAGGCCTTCGGGCTGCCGGCCCGCTCGGCCGCCGTCGAGATCGACCTCGACGCGCTGATCGCCTCCGTCCCCGCCACCGTGCGCGGCCCGGAGCTCTCGAGCTTCCCGGTCGCCAAGGAGGACGTCGCCCTCGTCGTCGACGCCGACGTCCCCGCCGCGCAGGTGGAGAGCGTGCTGCGCGAGGGGGCGGGCGAGCTGCTGGAGTCGATCCGGCTCTTCGACGTCTACACCGGCGAGCAGGTCGGCGAGGGTCGCAAATCCCTCGCCTTCGCGCTCCGCTTCCGCGCCACGGACCGCACGCTCACCGAGGAGGACACCTCCGCCGCCCGCGACGCCGCGGTCGCCGCGGCCACCGAGCGCCTCGGGGCGGTCCAGCGCTGA